In Desulfobacter hydrogenophilus, the genomic stretch GCCAGGCCCAGGCCACGGTGGATCAGACAGACCGAAAATTAAAAAATCTGAAAAAAGTCCGGGAATTGAGCGGTGGCAAGGTGCCGGCCCAGACTGACATGGATGAAGCCCAGGCCAACTACACCCGGGCCGTAGCCGACCGGGCCAGTGCTGACGCCAGCGTGGCCGAAGTCCAGGCATCTTTGGACAGCACGTTAACCGAATTGTCCAAGGCAGACATTATCTCCCCTGTAAACGGGATTGTTCTGACCCGGGACATTGAAAAGGGCTCTACCGTGGCGGCCTCATTTGAGGCCCCGGTGCTCTTTACCCTGGCAGAAGACTTAACCAAAATGAAACTGAACGTGGATGTAGACGAAGCAGACATCGGTGTGGTCAAGGAAGGACTTTACGCCCACTTTACCGTGGATGCCTATCCCAAACGCAAATTTGCAGCAAAAATCCAGCAGGTCCGGTTTAATGCCACCACCACGGACGGAGTCGTTACCTATGAAACCATCATGACCTGTGACAACGCAGACTTAGCTTTGCGTCCGGGCATGACCGCCACGGCAGACATTATTGTTAAGCAGGCTGACCAGGTCTTGTCTGTTCCCAGTGCAGCCATGAGGTTCTCAATGCCCAAACCCGGGGAAAACAACAGCAAGCCATCGCTGTTAAGGATGTTCATGCCCGGACCGTCCAGACGCGGCAACCGGTCGGCCAAGCAGGTCACCATCACAGGCGGCAAAGATCAGGAGACCCTATGGATTCTGGATGCAAACAAACGGCCAAGGCCTGTGCCTGTCAAAGCGGGCTTAAGCGACGGGATTAACACCCAGATACTGAAAGGCGACATCACCCAAGGCACCCAAGTTATTGTCTCCGCGACCACAAAGGGCAAGTAACGCCATGGCTGACAAAAAACATGCGTTGATCTCCCTGACCGGTGTCACCAAGGCCTACGGCAGCAACGAAGCAAGGATTTTTGCGTTACGCGGTATTGATCTGTCCATTGACTCCGGTGAATTTATTTCGGTGATGGGGCCGTCCGGCTCGGGAAAATCCACCTGCATGAACATCCTGGGATGCCTGGATACCCCCACATCGGGCCAGTATAAATTTGGCGGGGTTGAGGTCAGCCATATGAGCCGCAAGCAGCTGGCCACCCTGCGCCGGTTTTACCTGGGCTTTGTGTTCCAGGGATTTAACCTGCTTAACCGGACCACGGCCATGGAAAATGTGGAACTGCCCCTGGTGTACAGAGGCATTCCGCCAAAGAAACGAAAAACGTTGGCGCGCAAGGCACTTGAACAGGTAGGGCTTGCAGGACGTGAAGCCCACACCCCCGGCGAACTGTCCGGGGGACAGCAGCAGCGAGTGGCCATTGCCCGGGCCATTGCCACCACCCCTTCGGTATTATTTGCCGACGAGCCCACGGGCAACCTGGACACAGCCAGAAGCCATGAGATCATGGAACTTTTAAAACAATTGAACCGGGAACATAACATTACCGTGGTCATGGTCACCCATGAATCGGATATGGCCGCTTACTCAGACCGGATCATTCACTTTGTGGACGGACAGGTGGCAGATGTTGAAAACGGACAGGCAGCGGCAGCAAAAGGAGGTCAGGACCGATGATCTGGAACACTTTTATCCTGGCATTGCGGGGTATCCGGCGTAATGTCATGCGCTCGGTGCTCACCATTTTAGGTATCATCATCGGCGTGGCCGCCGTGATTACTCTTGTGACCATCGGCAACGGCACCACGGCCCAGGTAACCCAGCAGATTGCTGCTATGGGTACCAATGTACTGCTTATTAACCCGGGCCAGCGCCGCGGTCCCGGCGGGGCAGCCAAGGCCCCGAGTTTCTCAATCAAAGATGTCCAGGCCATTGAGCGGCAGATCCATAATCTGTCCGGTGTGGCCCCGGCCGTATCCGCCTCTGCCGTGGCCGTGGTGGGCAACCAGAACTGGAGCACCAGCATTACCGGCACCACCAATGATTTCTTTACAGTCCGCAACTGGACCATAAAGGCCGGCCGCACCTTTTCAGACAATGAGATCAGTGCCGGCCGCACCGTTTGCGTGGTGGGGGACACCATCCGGGAGAACCTGTTCGGCGACGTGGATCCTTTGGGACAAAAACTGCGTCTGGGCAAGGTCTCCTGTCAGATCGTCGGCCTGTTGGAAGCCAAGGGCAACTCATCTATGGGTGGGGACCAGGATGATTGTGTGATCATGCCCATGAAAGCAGTTCAGCGCCGGTTTTCCGGCAACAAAGACATCCCCTTTATTCAGGTGGCAGTAAAAAGCGACGCCTCCACCACCAAAGCGTCAGCCACTATCCAGGCCCTTTTAAGAAAACGCCGGCACCTATCCGACAATGAAGAGGACAATTTCAGAATCATGGACACCAAGGAGCTTGCCACCATGCTCACCTCCACCACCAAAACCATGACAGCCCTTCTCGGCGCCGTGGCAGCGGTGAGCCTTTTAGTCGGGGGCATAGGTATCATGAACATCATGCTGGTTTCCGTGACCGAACGTACCCGGGAAATCGGCATCCGTCTTGCCATCGGCGCTTATGAACATGAAGTGCTGCTCCAATTTTTAGTGGAATCCGTGGTGCTCTCCTCCTTTGGCGGCATTTTTGGTATTATCCTGGCCCTGGCAGCCTCCTTTGGTGCCACAAAAATGCTGGCCATCCCCTTTGCCCCGGATATCTCCATCATCATTATTGCGTTTTTCTTCTCCGCCGCAGTGGGCGTGGTGTTCGGATATTTCCCGGCCCTGAAGGCGGCCCGCATGGATCCTATTGATGCTTTGCGCCATGAATAACACGCCGAAAAGGTAAATCGTATAAATTGAGTTTCAAACAACGTAAAGGAGTAAAAAAAATAAGAACAATGAATAAACCAATGCCGAATATCGGATTCAAGCTCATGAGGCTTATGTTCAAGGTCCGTGATTGCCTTCGCCCCCGCTTGGATGTTTTGAAGGAAGCCGGAATAGAAAAGGGATTTTCCGTGTTGGATTTTGGCTGCGGACCAGGTGGCTACATTATGCCACTCGTAAATATAGTGGGCCCTTCCGGCAAAATTTATGCACTCGACATACATCCACTTGCCATTCACGAAGTCAAAAAAATGGCGTCACGCAAGGGGCTCGAAAACGTTGAGACCATCAAGTCCGATTGCAGCACTGGGCTCCAGGAAAAGGGTGTGGATACTGTTCTGTTATATGATGTCTTCCACAATCTTGGTCGCCCCGATGAAGTCCTGCAAGAGATTCACAGGATATTGAAGCCTGGCGGCACCTTGTCGTTCAGTGACCACCATATGAAAGAAAAGGAAGTGCTCATGCGGCTGACTGATGCCGGAATGTTCAAATTCGTCAAAAAAGGCAAGACAACGTACAGTTTAACCAAAACCGACTGACAGACGAAGCTTGAAAAGTTACCGAGTAAAGTCTAATGGGCTCAGCTAAAGGAGTCGGCTCTTGAGTCATTTAATTGATTCAGCTATTATAATGGCATATATAGACCGTTCTTTGAGTCCTGGTATTCTCAGCTTAAAAGCTGATCGTCAAAGATTGTGGACGATTGATGTAAACCGCAACTGGCGAGTCGTTTTTGAATTCAAAGTTTCTCCAACGCCGAAGTTGGGCAAATTAACAAGAACTTGATCATCGAATAAAAGAACTTGATGAGCCAAAAACAGCCCTCCTTTTATTCAAAACTTTTAAACTCCATAGCATTCTATGGGCTTGCAGCCCATAATGCTTGAATCTATCAAAGGTATAAATCAAGCCCGTGAACAATACATCCTCGAAAGACCTAAAACCTGAAGCCATTGACTGGCACACCCTGGAACCGGACAGGGTCTTTGCCACCCTACACAGCAACGAGGCCGGACTCACCGCCGATGAGGCGACGGAACGGCTGCGCATTCACGGCCCCAATCTGATCCGCAAGACAAAGCAGGACGGGATACTCCGGCTTCTGTGGCGTCAGATCAATAATTCCCTGATATGGGTCCTGCTCGCCTCCGGCACCCTGGCGATCTTGCTCGGTAAAATGACCGACGGTCTGGTGGTGCTCTCGGTGGTGCTGATTAACGCCGTTATCGGCTTTGTCCAGGAATTCAAGGCCGGAAGGGCCATCGAGGCCCTTTCCGAGATGGTTCCGCAGAATGCCATCGCTATCCGGGAGGGGAAAAATTGCACCATTTCCGCCTCTGAACTGGTGCCCGGCGATGTGGTACTCCTGGCGGCAGGCGACAGCGTAGCGGCGGATATGCGTCTGGTCAGCATAAAAAACCTGCAGGTGGAAGAAGCGGCCCTGACCGGCGAGTCGGTGCCGGTTGAAAAAAACATCGTCTCGGTCAGCAGTGATGCCGTGCTCGGCGACCGGACCTGCATGGTCTACAGCGGCACCCTGGTCACAACAGGTACGGCTACAGCCGTGGTTACGGCCACCGGCATAGGCACGGAGCTGGGCCGTATCTCCGACATGCTCGAAAGTACCGTTGACCTGGAAACGCCGCTCACGAAAAAACTGGATGAGGTCAGTACCTACATTACCATTGGAATTTCGGTCATCTCCGTGGTGATCCTGGCTATCGGCATGAAACGGGCCCTGGATATCGCCATCCCGCTGGGTACAGCCCTGAAAGAAACCCTTATTTTTGCCATAGCGCTGGCGGTCGGGGCCATCCCCGAGGGCTTGCCTGCGGTGGTGACCATTGCCCTGGCCATCGGGGTGCAGCGCATGGCACGCCGAAACGCCATTATTCGCAAACTGCCCGCAGTGGAAACCCTGGGCAGTACCACCGTGATCTGTTCCGACAAAACCGGCACACTGACCTGCAACGAGATGACCGTGACCGAACTGCGGACCCTGCAGACCAGTTGCCGAATCAGCGGCAACGGTTACGATCCACTGGGCAGCTTCACCATCGAGGGCCGGAACGTGGTCCACCTGCCCGAAGACATCGAGGATCTGCTGACCAAGGCGAGCCTGTGCA encodes the following:
- a CDS encoding efflux RND transporter periplasmic adaptor subunit, with protein sequence MDLTDDIKATLNAGSRKKSKKRIFIIILILILVAAGTYFFLLSKGPPSGGPDAGMSFKTAPAAVTDIHVTVSATGTLEPTNEVEVGSELSGTIQEVFVDYNDQVTEGQVLARLDITDLQAQVRKSKASLAAARASVRQAQATVDQTDRKLKNLKKVRELSGGKVPAQTDMDEAQANYTRAVADRASADASVAEVQASLDSTLTELSKADIISPVNGIVLTRDIEKGSTVAASFEAPVLFTLAEDLTKMKLNVDVDEADIGVVKEGLYAHFTVDAYPKRKFAAKIQQVRFNATTTDGVVTYETIMTCDNADLALRPGMTATADIIVKQADQVLSVPSAAMRFSMPKPGENNSKPSLLRMFMPGPSRRGNRSAKQVTITGGKDQETLWILDANKRPRPVPVKAGLSDGINTQILKGDITQGTQVIVSATTKGK
- a CDS encoding ABC transporter ATP-binding protein, whose protein sequence is MADKKHALISLTGVTKAYGSNEARIFALRGIDLSIDSGEFISVMGPSGSGKSTCMNILGCLDTPTSGQYKFGGVEVSHMSRKQLATLRRFYLGFVFQGFNLLNRTTAMENVELPLVYRGIPPKKRKTLARKALEQVGLAGREAHTPGELSGGQQQRVAIARAIATTPSVLFADEPTGNLDTARSHEIMELLKQLNREHNITVVMVTHESDMAAYSDRIIHFVDGQVADVENGQAAAAKGGQDR
- a CDS encoding ABC transporter permease, with amino-acid sequence MIWNTFILALRGIRRNVMRSVLTILGIIIGVAAVITLVTIGNGTTAQVTQQIAAMGTNVLLINPGQRRGPGGAAKAPSFSIKDVQAIERQIHNLSGVAPAVSASAVAVVGNQNWSTSITGTTNDFFTVRNWTIKAGRTFSDNEISAGRTVCVVGDTIRENLFGDVDPLGQKLRLGKVSCQIVGLLEAKGNSSMGGDQDDCVIMPMKAVQRRFSGNKDIPFIQVAVKSDASTTKASATIQALLRKRRHLSDNEEDNFRIMDTKELATMLTSTTKTMTALLGAVAAVSLLVGGIGIMNIMLVSVTERTREIGIRLAIGAYEHEVLLQFLVESVVLSSFGGIFGIILALAASFGATKMLAIPFAPDISIIIIAFFFSAAVGVVFGYFPALKAARMDPIDALRHE
- a CDS encoding class I SAM-dependent methyltransferase, which codes for MFKVRDCLRPRLDVLKEAGIEKGFSVLDFGCGPGGYIMPLVNIVGPSGKIYALDIHPLAIHEVKKMASRKGLENVETIKSDCSTGLQEKGVDTVLLYDVFHNLGRPDEVLQEIHRILKPGGTLSFSDHHMKEKEVLMRLTDAGMFKFVKKGKTTYSLTKTD